A window of Chitinophaga sp. MM2321 contains these coding sequences:
- a CDS encoding FAD-binding and (Fe-S)-binding domain-containing protein, with protein MNIAQELSSILPENRIRSKYIDIVSFAADAGFYHLLPKAVVQPIGEAEIIALFRFSQLHKIPLVFRTGGTSLSGQSITDGILVDLSQHWNRIQIEASGDQVRVQPGITGAMVNAYLKKYKRKIGPDPSSISAAMIGGILSNNASGMCCGVKLNSYHTTKYIRFILPDGKTFTTEDPQDYSRFEQECNELHNSLQGIRRRIMGDEVLYKKIRDKYQTKTTVGYSLNALIDYEHPLDILAHLLIGAEGTLAFISEAVLNTVPDYPFKSTALLYFPTIHAACEAIVPLTNAGAMMVELMDRASLRSVEDLPGMPPIVKTLPEAAAALLIEFQEDTVAALDERVNQFLVAAANLSLFNAPVFTRDPKEQDFLWKVRKGLFPAVGAVRASGTTVILEDVAFPVEKLGAAIADLQALFLQYNYPNGIIFGHAKDGNIHFVVTQSFNTAAEITRYDKFLKEVVVLVVEKYNGTLKAEHGTGRNMAPFVETEWGGDAYALMKQIKEVLDPHLLLNPGVIINDDANGHIKNLKELPSVEEEVDRCIECGYCEHKCPSRDVTMTPRRRIVVRRVLQQLKTSGDKENYKVLLDQYQYEGLETCAVDGLCATACPVDINTGDLVKRLRRENHSTFSNQLALMAAKNFGIVEWGARTALKVGAGINSVLGKNTMTRLTVGLKKVVPAMPLWTAHLSSPPKLSVLKYNQQIPAAAIKNTVVYFPSCISRMMGTYAGKEKNILETFLSICTKTGIEVLVLPNASGSCCSQIFSSKGYKDAYHFTANKIVNQLWDISREGALPVVVDVSSCAYTLHHIKGTLDEANKHKFDRLTILDSVDFLHDFVMPLADVKQKKNDIVLHSVCSLEKMKTAGKFIGVSKHFAVNVTVPLHTGCCGMAGDRGFMFPELTASATRPEAEEVNKKEYDGYYSSTKTCEMAMSEALNKNYESILYLVDEAL; from the coding sequence ATGAATATTGCGCAAGAATTAAGCAGCATTTTACCTGAAAATCGTATCAGGTCAAAGTATATTGATATTGTATCATTTGCAGCAGACGCAGGCTTTTATCATTTGCTGCCGAAAGCTGTTGTACAGCCGATAGGAGAAGCAGAGATCATTGCTTTGTTCCGTTTTTCACAACTCCATAAGATCCCGCTGGTATTCCGTACAGGTGGGACAAGCCTTTCAGGGCAGTCTATCACCGATGGGATTTTAGTAGACCTGAGCCAGCACTGGAATAGAATACAGATTGAGGCATCCGGCGACCAGGTGCGCGTACAACCGGGTATTACCGGTGCGATGGTGAATGCTTACCTCAAAAAGTACAAACGCAAGATTGGTCCGGACCCTTCCAGTATCAGTGCGGCCATGATAGGGGGCATTTTATCCAACAATGCCAGCGGCATGTGTTGCGGTGTAAAGTTGAATTCTTACCACACCACAAAATATATCCGGTTTATTTTGCCGGATGGAAAGACTTTTACCACCGAAGATCCGCAGGACTATAGCCGGTTTGAGCAGGAGTGTAATGAGTTGCATAACAGTTTGCAGGGCATCCGCCGCCGGATCATGGGAGATGAAGTATTATATAAAAAGATCCGGGACAAATACCAGACAAAAACTACGGTAGGATATTCGCTGAATGCACTGATCGACTATGAGCATCCGCTGGATATCCTGGCGCATCTGTTGATCGGCGCCGAAGGCACCCTGGCTTTTATTTCAGAGGCGGTATTAAATACCGTTCCTGATTATCCGTTTAAATCTACTGCACTTTTATATTTCCCTACTATTCACGCAGCCTGTGAAGCGATTGTACCGCTTACGAATGCCGGTGCCATGATGGTGGAATTGATGGACAGGGCTTCTTTGCGCAGCGTGGAAGACTTGCCCGGTATGCCGCCTATCGTAAAAACATTGCCGGAAGCGGCAGCGGCGTTGCTGATTGAATTCCAGGAAGATACGGTGGCTGCACTGGATGAGCGGGTAAACCAGTTCTTAGTAGCGGCGGCAAACCTGTCGCTTTTCAATGCGCCTGTTTTTACGCGCGATCCCAAAGAGCAGGACTTTTTGTGGAAAGTACGCAAGGGGCTTTTTCCGGCAGTAGGCGCGGTACGGGCCAGCGGAACCACTGTTATACTGGAGGATGTGGCGTTTCCGGTGGAGAAACTGGGCGCTGCTATCGCAGACCTGCAGGCACTCTTCCTACAGTATAATTATCCTAACGGCATTATTTTCGGCCATGCAAAAGATGGAAACATCCATTTTGTGGTGACGCAATCTTTTAATACAGCAGCGGAAATCACGCGGTACGATAAGTTCCTGAAAGAAGTGGTGGTGTTGGTTGTAGAGAAGTATAACGGTACGTTAAAGGCGGAACACGGCACCGGGCGCAACATGGCGCCTTTTGTAGAAACAGAGTGGGGAGGGGATGCCTATGCCCTGATGAAACAGATCAAGGAAGTGCTTGACCCGCATTTGCTGTTGAATCCGGGGGTAATCATTAATGATGATGCCAATGGACACATCAAGAATCTGAAAGAGCTTCCATCCGTGGAAGAAGAAGTGGATCGTTGTATAGAATGCGGGTATTGTGAGCATAAGTGCCCCAGTCGTGATGTTACCATGACGCCCCGGCGGCGGATCGTGGTGAGGAGAGTATTACAACAATTAAAAACATCGGGAGACAAGGAAAATTATAAAGTGTTGCTGGATCAATATCAGTACGAAGGACTGGAAACATGTGCTGTAGATGGATTGTGTGCGACAGCCTGTCCCGTGGATATCAATACCGGCGACCTGGTAAAGCGGTTGAGAAGAGAAAACCATTCAACTTTCTCCAATCAGCTGGCTTTAATGGCGGCGAAGAATTTTGGGATAGTGGAATGGGGTGCCCGTACGGCGCTGAAAGTGGGTGCAGGTATTAATAGTGTGTTGGGAAAGAATACCATGACCCGTCTTACAGTTGGGTTAAAGAAGGTGGTGCCGGCTATGCCTTTGTGGACGGCGCATTTATCATCTCCCCCAAAACTATCTGTGCTGAAATATAACCAGCAAATACCGGCTGCTGCTATCAAAAATACGGTCGTTTATTTTCCCAGCTGTATCTCCCGGATGATGGGTACTTACGCGGGCAAAGAGAAAAACATCCTGGAAACTTTTTTAAGTATCTGTACAAAAACAGGGATTGAGGTGTTGGTGCTGCCCAATGCGAGCGGCAGTTGCTGTAGTCAGATCTTTTCTTCCAAAGGTTATAAAGATGCTTATCATTTTACGGCCAACAAAATCGTGAACCAGCTATGGGATATTAGCCGGGAAGGGGCTTTGCCGGTGGTAGTGGATGTAAGCTCCTGTGCTTATACCTTACATCATATCAAAGGGACGCTGGATGAAGCCAACAAGCATAAATTTGATCGGCTGACCATCCTGGACAGTGTTGATTTCCTGCATGATTTTGTAATGCCGTTGGCAGATGTAAAACAAAAGAAAAATGATATTGTGCTGCATTCCGTTTGTTCGCTGGAAAAGATGAAGACAGCCGGTAAATTTATCGGGGTGTCGAAACATTTTGCTGTTAATGTAACGGTGCCGTTGCATACCGGATGTTGTGGGATGGCGGGCGACCGGGGCTTTATGTTCCCCGAGCTCACTGCATCCGCTACCCGTCCGGAGGCGGAAGAGGTGAATAAAAAGGAATATGACGGATATTACTCCTCTACTAAAACGTGCGAAATGGCCATGTCTGAGGCATTAAACAAGAATTACGAGTCCATCCTGTACCTGGTGGACGAGGCCCTCTAG
- a CDS encoding helix-turn-helix domain-containing protein, whose translation MTKKNETISSVTYNPAVCPVAGTLKIIGGKWKPMILYLVGEGINRFGQLSKSMPEISKHVLTQQLRDLETDGVISREVFAEIPPRVEYTLTEKGRSLLSVTQAMMQWGLANL comes from the coding sequence ATGACGAAAAAAAATGAAACCATCTCTTCCGTTACGTATAATCCTGCGGTTTGTCCCGTTGCCGGTACCTTAAAAATTATTGGTGGCAAATGGAAACCAATGATATTATACCTGGTTGGGGAGGGCATCAACAGGTTTGGTCAATTATCGAAGAGTATGCCCGAGATCAGCAAACATGTACTGACACAACAATTGCGCGATCTGGAAACAGATGGCGTTATATCCAGGGAAGTTTTTGCAGAAATACCCCCACGGGTGGAATATACACTCACTGAAAAAGGAAGATCGCTGTTATCGGTTACACAGGCGATGATGCAGTGGGGACTTGCAAATCTGTAA
- the zwf gene encoding glucose-6-phosphate dehydrogenase → MKNGKTYPAAITIFGAKGDLTRRKLIPALYNLYIGDHLPPVFCIYCVDYLAADQDAFRKELLDGVNEFSRSGKADPKKWAAFAAQVFYLQGDFMKASTYSTLKDQLEAFEAASGQRGTRLFYFAIAPRFIEIIAAAIYKQQLCNKVALDRIVIEKPFGTDLATAQQLNRYLGKRFSEKQLYRIDHYLGKETVQNIMAFRFANYVFEPLWNKKYIDHIQISVAEQVGVGKRGGYYDSSGALRDMIQNHLLQLLCIIAMECPGAYKAEMIRDAKTKVLKSVRPFASAQLFKNVIRGQYTAGEINDTEMPAYRKEEQVAANSNTETFTALRLFIDNDRWQGVPFFLRTGKSMFRQSSVIVIQFKDSPHKIFKDDIVPNRLIISIQPELEISLLFESKLPGLQMKLVPVEMDFTYQDAYTETLPEAYEALLLDVLHGDATLFMRADQVEAAWKVVMPILNAWKKYPAKQLHLYKAGTWGPAASNVLLKPYAKEWFRLPSGDAVKE, encoded by the coding sequence GAAAAACGGAAAAACATATCCTGCGGCCATCACCATCTTCGGAGCAAAGGGCGATCTTACCAGGCGTAAACTCATTCCTGCATTGTATAACCTGTATATCGGCGATCATCTGCCACCGGTATTTTGTATCTATTGTGTTGATTATTTAGCGGCAGATCAGGACGCTTTCAGGAAAGAGCTGCTGGATGGTGTGAATGAATTCAGCCGTAGCGGTAAAGCAGATCCGAAGAAGTGGGCGGCGTTTGCAGCACAGGTGTTTTATCTGCAGGGCGACTTTATGAAAGCATCTACCTACAGTACGCTGAAAGATCAGCTGGAGGCTTTTGAAGCAGCAAGCGGACAACGGGGAACACGCCTGTTTTATTTTGCCATCGCACCGCGGTTTATTGAAATCATTGCCGCCGCAATATACAAACAACAACTCTGTAATAAAGTAGCACTGGATCGTATCGTAATAGAAAAGCCTTTCGGTACCGATCTCGCTACGGCGCAGCAACTGAATCGTTATTTAGGTAAACGGTTTTCAGAAAAGCAACTTTACCGCATCGATCATTACCTGGGTAAAGAAACCGTGCAGAACATCATGGCTTTCCGTTTTGCCAATTATGTATTTGAACCACTGTGGAATAAAAAATATATTGATCATATACAGATCAGCGTAGCAGAACAGGTAGGCGTTGGTAAACGCGGCGGCTACTACGACAGCAGCGGCGCATTGCGCGATATGATCCAGAACCATCTCCTGCAACTGTTATGCATCATTGCGATGGAATGTCCTGGCGCCTATAAAGCAGAAATGATCCGCGATGCCAAAACAAAAGTGTTGAAAAGTGTGCGGCCTTTCGCTTCCGCACAGCTATTTAAAAATGTGATCCGCGGACAATATACTGCCGGTGAAATCAACGATACGGAGATGCCTGCCTACCGCAAAGAAGAACAGGTAGCTGCCAATTCCAATACCGAAACATTTACAGCACTGCGATTGTTTATTGATAATGACCGCTGGCAGGGCGTTCCTTTCTTTTTACGTACCGGTAAATCCATGTTCCGGCAGTCATCCGTGATTGTGATCCAGTTCAAAGATTCGCCACACAAGATCTTCAAAGATGATATTGTGCCCAACCGGCTTATTATCAGCATACAACCGGAACTGGAAATAAGTCTCCTGTTTGAAAGCAAGTTGCCCGGATTGCAGATGAAACTCGTGCCCGTAGAAATGGACTTCACTTACCAGGACGCCTATACGGAAACGCTGCCCGAAGCATACGAAGCATTGTTGCTGGATGTACTTCATGGCGATGCTACGCTCTTTATGCGTGCCGACCAGGTGGAAGCGGCCTGGAAAGTAGTAATGCCTATTCTCAATGCCTGGAAAAAGTATCCGGCGAAACAACTGCATTTATACAAAGCCGGTACCTGGGGTCCTGCCGCTTCCAATGTGTTACTGAAACCTTATGCAAAAGAATGGTTCCGGTTGCCTTCCGGCGATGCTGTGAAAGAATAA
- a CDS encoding CRISPR-associated endoribonuclease Cas6 → MKFKLILSPAQSKTLIPINYSYPLSAVIYKILDSADRDYAEFLHSRGYTQKDSLKAFKLFTFSDIKTPFRIVDDRLHFLSDVAELVVSFHLPQVAENFIKGLFLHQRIEIADQHSRAIFSIDRVETLAAIPVMGSNNHVQELLLKPTSPVVCGSMNEQGHYNFLAPNHPDFMRVLLFNWKEKFRALHGIVATDLAFSFAEMEVLLFSKSPRPRLITIETDTAAQTKIKGYANFRMKVKGTRAALELLVDGGVGTYCNMGVGSVEIV, encoded by the coding sequence ATGAAATTTAAGTTGATATTATCCCCGGCCCAGTCGAAGACTTTAATACCTATAAATTACTCCTACCCGCTGTCAGCGGTTATCTACAAGATTCTTGACAGCGCAGACAGGGACTATGCTGAATTTCTGCATAGTCGAGGATATACGCAAAAAGACTCACTCAAAGCTTTTAAGCTTTTCACTTTCTCAGATATTAAAACGCCTTTCAGGATTGTTGATGACCGGCTGCATTTTTTGTCCGATGTAGCAGAATTAGTGGTTTCATTTCATTTGCCGCAGGTGGCAGAAAATTTTATCAAAGGTTTATTCTTGCATCAACGGATAGAAATAGCTGACCAGCATAGCCGGGCCATTTTTTCCATTGATCGGGTGGAGACATTAGCCGCTATTCCTGTAATGGGAAGTAATAATCATGTACAGGAGTTGCTGCTGAAACCTACGTCACCAGTTGTTTGTGGGTCAATGAATGAACAGGGACACTATAATTTCCTGGCGCCAAATCATCCCGATTTTATGCGGGTATTACTCTTTAACTGGAAAGAGAAATTTAGGGCACTTCATGGCATCGTGGCTACAGACCTGGCATTTTCTTTCGCAGAGATGGAAGTATTGTTATTCAGTAAATCACCCAGACCGCGGTTAATAACCATCGAAACTGATACTGCTGCGCAAACAAAGATCAAGGGATATGCTAATTTCCGGATGAAAGTAAAAGGAACGAGGGCAGCTTTGGAGCTACTGGTAGATGGAGGAGTAGGCACGTATTGTAATATGGGAGTGGGTAGTGTGGAGATAGTCTGA
- a CDS encoding aminotransferase class I/II-fold pyridoxal phosphate-dependent enzyme — translation MKKTGTLCVHPLTTGNFEGAVTSAILPSAAYNYIDAAELKYPGFYSTYNQQRLGQIMAELEQGQWGMMYSSGMAAISTAILTFAQHNDHIIFSRDLYGGTWKFAEEELPKRGITCSYADNNVKSFESLLQKNTKIIYIETPANPLLNIVPLQEVAALAKAHGLITIVDNTFASPINQLPLQLGIDISVHSGTKYLGGHNDLPFGALISNNKDHKEQIHRTAKMYGGSLTPYECYMAERSLKTLALRVHKQNDNALLLAQHLSGHAAIGRVYYPGLPSHPDHALAAKQMKGFGGMLSFELDVAPDKLLVFLKALSLIKPALSLGGVESLICQPAVTSHRGLTAEDRQRLGISDSLLRLSAGIEDAEDLIGDIEAAITKAL, via the coding sequence ATGAAAAAAACAGGTACTTTATGTGTGCATCCGCTTACAACAGGCAATTTTGAAGGCGCCGTTACTTCGGCCATCCTCCCTTCTGCTGCATATAATTATATCGATGCAGCGGAGTTGAAATATCCCGGCTTTTACTCTACTTATAACCAGCAACGGCTGGGACAAATTATGGCGGAGCTGGAACAGGGCCAGTGGGGAATGATGTATAGCTCCGGTATGGCAGCCATCAGCACGGCCATCCTCACATTTGCACAACACAACGATCATATCATTTTTTCGCGCGACCTCTATGGCGGCACCTGGAAATTTGCAGAAGAAGAGCTTCCCAAAAGAGGTATTACGTGCAGCTACGCAGATAATAATGTGAAGAGCTTTGAATCGCTGTTACAGAAAAACACAAAGATTATTTATATAGAAACGCCTGCCAACCCGCTGCTGAACATCGTTCCGTTGCAGGAAGTAGCTGCATTGGCCAAAGCGCATGGGCTGATCACCATCGTAGACAATACGTTTGCATCTCCCATCAACCAGTTGCCATTACAACTGGGTATCGACATCTCTGTACACAGTGGCACCAAATACCTGGGAGGCCATAATGACCTGCCTTTCGGCGCCCTGATCTCCAATAACAAGGATCATAAAGAACAAATCCACCGCACGGCAAAAATGTATGGTGGCTCACTTACACCCTATGAATGCTACATGGCGGAAAGGAGCTTAAAAACGCTGGCACTAAGGGTGCACAAACAAAACGACAATGCACTGCTGCTGGCGCAACACCTCAGCGGCCATGCTGCTATCGGACGGGTGTACTATCCGGGACTGCCCTCTCACCCTGATCATGCTTTGGCGGCGAAACAAATGAAAGGATTTGGCGGTATGTTGTCTTTTGAACTGGATGTAGCACCAGACAAACTACTCGTATTCCTGAAAGCACTCTCCCTGATCAAACCTGCGCTGAGTCTCGGCGGCGTGGAAAGCCTGATCTGCCAGCCGGCTGTAACGTCCCATCGTGGCTTAACTGCGGAGGACCGGCAACGTTTAGGCATCAGCGATAGTTTGTTGCGGCTGTCGGCAGGTATTGAAGATGCAGAAGACCTTATCGGAGACATCGAAGCAGCGATAACAAAGGCGCTATAA
- a CDS encoding helix-turn-helix domain-containing protein — translation MSLIASLPEIDKRPDSVYVMHEKSEKHIPFHKHKKGQLSYVEGGVAYIHIKDKTYVIPARHYFWVPTGLEHILKVGYSATVMRSLFFYTHDDSKDPFYAQLGIYPINDLLLQMIQYTQDWDGHISGKEDRYLFLAAIKNILPAISTRINPIMLPSTENERMLAIMNYMDKHIAETHSLHSIGKKFGLSERTLSRLFQSTLNISFLQYLKSLRMVRAIELIQTNHSIGDITYAIGYNSIASFSNTFYQFTNLRPSDFKKL, via the coding sequence ATGAGTTTAATAGCCTCTTTGCCGGAAATAGATAAACGGCCCGATTCCGTTTATGTGATGCATGAGAAATCAGAAAAGCATATCCCCTTTCACAAGCATAAAAAAGGACAGTTATCGTATGTGGAAGGTGGGGTAGCCTATATTCATATAAAAGACAAAACCTACGTAATCCCTGCCAGGCATTACTTTTGGGTGCCTACTGGCCTGGAACATATTTTAAAGGTAGGTTACTCTGCTACCGTAATGCGCTCCCTGTTTTTTTATACCCACGATGATTCCAAGGACCCGTTCTATGCGCAGCTGGGCATTTATCCTATCAATGATCTCCTGTTGCAGATGATCCAGTATACACAGGACTGGGACGGGCATATCAGCGGAAAGGAAGACCGGTACCTGTTTCTCGCAGCGATCAAAAACATCCTGCCCGCCATCAGTACCCGCATCAATCCGATCATGTTACCATCTACAGAAAATGAACGCATGCTGGCTATCATGAATTATATGGATAAACATATCGCAGAAACGCATTCCCTGCATAGTATCGGGAAGAAGTTCGGCCTGAGCGAACGTACCTTGTCGCGGTTATTCCAGTCTACCCTTAATATCTCTTTTCTGCAATACCTGAAATCCCTGCGTATGGTACGTGCCATTGAACTTATCCAGACAAATCATTCTATCGGCGACATCACCTATGCCATAGGATATAACAGCATCGCGTCTTTCAGCAATACCTTCTACCAGTTTACCAATCTGCGGCCATCGGATTTTAAGAAATTGTAA
- a CDS encoding DUF4255 domain-containing protein gives MIFPAIDILRTELIAGGVPAELGNIGEILANNSHGGDENIVISLINIEENRISRDPQNFVRNGMEIKMKNPAVHLYLTLLFTSVRDTGGYGMALQSIQQAISFFQRKFVFDHTNTPALDAGIEKLILEMVSLNLEQLHQLWAMLGGRYHPSVAYRVRMVTLDSITEMNGPIIKEIIAGYHTK, from the coding sequence ATGATATTTCCGGCAATAGATATACTCCGCACTGAGCTAATCGCAGGTGGGGTACCGGCCGAGTTGGGCAATATCGGAGAGATACTGGCCAATAACAGCCATGGTGGCGATGAAAACATCGTCATCTCACTGATTAATATTGAGGAAAACAGGATTTCAAGAGACCCCCAGAACTTTGTCAGAAATGGCATGGAAATTAAAATGAAGAATCCTGCGGTCCATTTATATCTCACTTTATTATTTACCTCTGTAAGAGATACAGGCGGTTATGGTATGGCATTGCAAAGTATTCAGCAGGCTATTTCTTTCTTCCAGCGGAAGTTTGTATTTGATCATACAAACACCCCGGCACTGGATGCAGGTATAGAAAAACTTATCCTGGAAATGGTCAGCCTGAACCTGGAACAGCTCCATCAGCTATGGGCAATGCTGGGCGGGCGTTATCACCCTTCTGTGGCCTATCGTGTACGCATGGTTACCCTCGACAGTATTACCGAAATGAACGGCCCTATCATAAAAGAAATTATCGCCGGTTATCATACAAAATAG
- a CDS encoding sorbosone dehydrogenase family protein, which yields MMKRSFFLFLLMITACNARKINNGSYSGSVNTQGYQADTLPPPYATGSAKNYSSVVGWKEGKVPLAPAGFTVTKFADGLDHPRWIYVAANGDIFVAESNTLLKGIKKLGAKLSRKIKTQHYGESANRIIMFRDADKNGIPESRHVLLENLNQPFGMLILGKYFYVGNTDALLRFPYQCGDTVIRGKGEQILSLPAGKYNRHWTRNIITNARGDKIFIAVGSGTNVAEKGLDNEKKRANILEVNPDGSGERIYASGLRNPVGMDWSPVTGSLWTAVNERDELGDELVPDYLTQVKEGGFYGWPFYYYGNHAEPRMKDKMAAAPGQQAITPDLPLGSHTASLGLLFYKKNAFPAKYHNGAFITQHGSWNRSVLSGYKVVFVPFRDGKPAGGAEDFLTGFMDDLEKSEVRGRPVGIAVLADGSMLVSDDASNIIWRVRYEK from the coding sequence ATGATGAAACGTTCTTTTTTCCTGTTCCTGCTTATGATTACCGCCTGTAACGCCCGGAAAATTAACAACGGATCATACAGCGGCTCCGTGAATACACAAGGGTACCAGGCAGATACTTTACCGCCGCCTTATGCAACGGGTTCTGCCAAAAATTACAGCAGCGTAGTGGGGTGGAAAGAGGGGAAAGTGCCACTGGCGCCAGCAGGATTTACGGTGACAAAATTTGCAGATGGACTGGATCATCCGCGCTGGATCTATGTAGCAGCGAACGGGGACATTTTTGTAGCAGAATCGAACACGCTTTTAAAAGGCATAAAGAAGTTGGGCGCGAAACTCTCCCGTAAAATTAAGACACAGCATTATGGGGAAAGTGCCAACCGTATTATTATGTTCAGAGATGCTGATAAGAACGGGATTCCTGAAAGTCGTCATGTGTTGCTGGAGAACCTCAATCAGCCTTTTGGTATGTTGATCCTGGGTAAATATTTCTACGTCGGCAATACGGATGCGTTACTGCGCTTTCCCTATCAGTGCGGCGATACTGTTATAAGGGGAAAAGGAGAACAGATCTTATCATTGCCTGCCGGTAAATATAACCGGCATTGGACCCGCAATATCATTACCAATGCCAGGGGAGATAAAATTTTTATCGCCGTAGGATCAGGCACCAATGTGGCGGAAAAGGGACTGGACAATGAAAAGAAACGGGCCAATATCCTGGAAGTGAACCCCGATGGCAGCGGAGAACGTATTTATGCCAGCGGACTGCGTAATCCTGTAGGTATGGACTGGTCGCCGGTTACCGGTAGCTTATGGACAGCCGTGAACGAGCGGGATGAACTTGGTGATGAGCTGGTGCCGGACTACCTCACCCAGGTGAAAGAAGGCGGCTTTTATGGCTGGCCTTTTTATTACTATGGCAACCATGCAGAACCGCGTATGAAAGATAAGATGGCGGCGGCTCCCGGTCAGCAGGCAATAACGCCCGACCTGCCACTGGGCTCACATACAGCTTCACTCGGACTATTATTTTATAAAAAAAATGCATTCCCGGCAAAATATCACAACGGCGCATTTATTACACAACATGGTTCGTGGAACCGTTCTGTTTTATCGGGTTATAAGGTGGTGTTTGTTCCGTTCAGGGATGGGAAGCCTGCCGGCGGAGCGGAAGACTTTTTAACCGGGTTTATGGATGATCTTGAAAAAAGCGAAGTACGCGGGAGGCCGGTAGGCATAGCGGTGCTGGCAGATGGTTCTATGCTGGTATCAGACGATGCCAGTAATATCATCTGGCGGGTGCGCTATGAGAAATAA
- a CDS encoding methyltransferase domain-containing protein, which produces MPTTMPFLSGHADRWFRSDFQFHHLYPLYIQALAYKHWTPLEVARKAASFLATNAGVKILDIGSGAGKFCLSGAYYHPDASFYGIEQRDDLSLYATAAQQKLGLDNITFIHGNLTTLDLKDYDHFYFFNSFYEHLPGSFRIDDKLDFSTQLFNHYNGYMCQQLEKMPAGTRLATYHCPEEDAPAGYHVVGAHMDDLLKFWVKA; this is translated from the coding sequence GTGCCAACGACGATGCCGTTTTTATCCGGACATGCAGATAGATGGTTTAGATCAGATTTTCAGTTTCACCATCTTTATCCGCTTTACATACAGGCCCTTGCTTACAAGCACTGGACCCCACTGGAGGTGGCCAGAAAAGCAGCCAGCTTTCTTGCTACCAACGCCGGTGTAAAGATCCTGGACATCGGCAGTGGCGCCGGAAAATTTTGCCTGAGTGGCGCCTACTACCATCCTGATGCTTCCTTTTACGGCATTGAACAGCGCGATGACTTATCTCTTTATGCTACCGCAGCGCAGCAAAAACTGGGCCTCGACAATATTACCTTCATACACGGTAACCTCACCACGCTTGACTTAAAAGACTACGATCATTTTTATTTCTTTAACTCTTTCTATGAGCATCTTCCCGGCTCTTTCAGAATAGATGATAAACTGGATTTCTCTACCCAGTTGTTCAATCATTATAACGGCTATATGTGCCAGCAACTCGAAAAAATGCCGGCAGGAACGCGGCTGGCGACCTATCATTGCCCCGAAGAAGATGCCCCCGCAGGGTATCATGTGGTAGGTGCGCATATGGATGATTTGCTGAAGTTTTGGGTGAAGGCGTAG
- a CDS encoding class I SAM-dependent methyltransferase, whose translation MENVLLNPKWYVNDAAFDWLYPERIQQLSRQHWTPLGVARKSARFLASAPGARILDIGSGVGKFCLAAAHYSPDAFFHGIEQRRELYNFAQAAKALTVTENVRFIHGNFTEINPADYDHFYFYNAFFENLVDEGQIDQQVEHSISLYAYYTRHLFDLLDSKPSGTKLVTFHSLEDEIPRNYQLVEASADLLLKMWMKK comes from the coding sequence ATGGAGAATGTTTTATTAAACCCGAAGTGGTATGTAAATGATGCGGCGTTTGACTGGTTATATCCTGAAAGGATCCAGCAGTTATCACGGCAGCATTGGACACCACTGGGGGTAGCAAGGAAGTCAGCACGGTTTTTAGCGTCAGCACCAGGTGCAAGGATATTGGATATCGGCAGTGGAGTGGGTAAGTTTTGCCTGGCTGCTGCACATTATTCTCCGGACGCCTTTTTTCATGGTATTGAGCAACGAAGGGAATTATACAATTTTGCACAAGCAGCCAAAGCACTAACGGTGACGGAGAATGTGCGTTTTATTCACGGTAATTTTACGGAGATAAATCCTGCTGACTACGATCACTTTTATTTTTACAATGCTTTTTTTGAGAACCTGGTAGATGAAGGGCAGATAGATCAGCAGGTGGAGCATTCTATTAGTTTGTATGCTTATTATACCCGGCATTTGTTCGACTTGCTGGATAGTAAACCCAGTGGAACCAAGTTGGTTACCTTCCACAGTCTGGAGGATGAAATACCACGCAATTACCAACTGGTAGAAGCATCAGCAGATTTATTGCTGAAGATGTGGATGAAGAAGTAA